A window of the Desulfovibrio sp. UIB00 genome harbors these coding sequences:
- a CDS encoding glucose-6-phosphate isomerase, with amino-acid sequence MPHLLEWSRAYAHRLDAGSAAALKARAPEVAQRLQRELASGELPFISMPFRAKLEVEMAPLIPRIKAYKHMLVLGIGGSALGARAMQQAFAPGQDGPGHRGPWLWIADNVCAERFEALLGKLNPTETVVVCISKSGGTIETISQYFLVRDWLKASVGEGWQDQMIVVTDERKGYLREEANRYGLTALEVPDYLGGRYSALSAVGLLPAAFLGIDWQALLDGAADVARPLLQNPEHVAEHPSFALACWAKALEDKGYSQLIFFSYIPQWAAYGDWFAQLWAESLGKDGQGSQPVPATGVTDQHSINQMFLSGPRNKGCIFLTSCDQAQGPNFGMDVPDQWAWLRAKPFGSLLEAEALGTRMALCQSGVPLLHVEMHNKGPRAAGSLMLLLEAATLFTGWLMGINPLDQPAVELGKCLANARLGAGGYAQEEADLAEYLAVPRMEQKF; translated from the coding sequence ATGCCTCATTTGCTCGAATGGTCGAGAGCATATGCTCATCGCCTTGACGCTGGTTCTGCTGCGGCCCTGAAGGCGCGCGCGCCGGAAGTGGCCCAGAGGCTTCAGCGCGAGCTGGCATCCGGCGAGCTGCCCTTTATTTCCATGCCCTTCCGCGCCAAGCTGGAAGTGGAAATGGCCCCGCTGATTCCCCGCATCAAGGCCTACAAGCATATGCTGGTGCTGGGCATCGGCGGCTCTGCCCTTGGGGCGCGGGCCATGCAGCAGGCCTTTGCGCCGGGGCAGGACGGCCCCGGGCATCGCGGCCCGTGGCTCTGGATTGCGGACAATGTCTGCGCGGAGCGCTTTGAAGCCCTGCTCGGCAAGCTCAATCCCACGGAAACCGTGGTGGTGTGCATCAGTAAATCTGGCGGCACCATTGAGACTATCTCGCAGTATTTTCTTGTGCGCGATTGGCTTAAGGCCAGCGTGGGCGAGGGCTGGCAGGATCAGATGATCGTTGTCACCGACGAACGCAAGGGCTACCTGCGCGAAGAAGCAAACCGCTATGGGCTGACCGCCCTTGAAGTGCCGGATTATCTTGGCGGGCGCTATTCGGCCCTCTCTGCGGTGGGGCTTTTGCCTGCGGCCTTTTTGGGCATAGACTGGCAGGCCCTGCTGGACGGCGCAGCCGATGTTGCACGCCCCCTGCTGCAAAATCCGGAGCACGTGGCCGAGCATCCTTCGTTCGCCTTGGCCTGCTGGGCCAAGGCTCTGGAAGACAAGGGCTACAGCCAACTGATATTTTTCAGCTATATTCCGCAGTGGGCCGCCTACGGCGACTGGTTTGCCCAGCTTTGGGCCGAAAGCCTGGGCAAGGACGGGCAGGGCAGCCAGCCTGTGCCAGCGACCGGTGTGACGGATCAGCATTCCATCAACCAGATGTTTTTGAGCGGCCCGCGTAACAAGGGCTGCATTTTCCTGACCAGCTGCGACCAGGCACAGGGGCCCAATTTCGGCATGGATGTACCGGATCAGTGGGCCTGGCTGCGCGCCAAACCCTTTGGCAGCCTGCTTGAAGCCGAGGCCCTGGGAACCCGTATGGCCCTGTGCCAGAGCGGCGTACCCCTGCTGCATGTGGAAATGCACAACAAAGGCCCCCGCGCCGCTGGTTCGCTCATGCTGCTGCTTGAGGCGGCCACCCTGTTTACGGGCTGGCTCATGGGCATCAATCCGCTGGATCAACCCGCAGTGGAGCTGGGCAAATGCCTTGCCAACGCGCGGCTTGGGGCTGGCGGCTATGCGCAGGAAGAAGCAGATCTGGCGGAATACCTTGCCGTACCCAGAATGGAACAGAAGTTTTAA